Proteins from a single region of Lysinibacillus sp. JNUCC-52:
- a CDS encoding pyruvate, water dikinase regulatory protein: protein MKRLRVFVVSDSVGETGDQVAKAVISQFRPGLENTIIRRFPHIQTEELVRKIVCLAAKQKAFVVYTLVRQDMRALLHDLCEKEKVHAVDILGPALKSMATFMEEMPLETPGIVHQLDDDYFKKIEAIEFAVKYDDGRDPRGLLQADIVLVGVSRTSKTPLSQYLAHKRYKVANVPLVPEVAPPEELLNIDARKCFGLVISPDKLNSIRKERLMTLGLSDDAIYAQHARILEEIQHFEKVVDKIGCKVIDVTNKAVEETANVIIEYLASYK, encoded by the coding sequence ATGAAGAGATTACGCGTTTTTGTTGTATCTGATTCCGTCGGCGAAACTGGTGATCAAGTAGCTAAGGCAGTTATTAGCCAGTTCCGTCCAGGCTTAGAAAATACGATTATTCGGCGCTTTCCGCATATTCAAACAGAAGAGCTTGTTCGAAAAATAGTCTGCCTCGCTGCGAAACAGAAGGCATTTGTAGTTTATACACTTGTTCGACAAGACATGCGTGCATTATTGCATGACCTTTGCGAAAAAGAAAAAGTTCATGCTGTAGATATATTAGGGCCAGCGTTGAAATCGATGGCAACCTTTATGGAAGAAATGCCATTAGAAACTCCAGGCATTGTGCATCAACTCGATGATGACTACTTTAAAAAAATTGAGGCAATTGAATTTGCAGTGAAATATGACGATGGCAGAGATCCACGAGGCTTATTGCAGGCTGACATTGTACTTGTTGGCGTTTCACGTACTTCTAAAACGCCGCTTTCACAGTATTTAGCACATAAACGTTATAAAGTGGCAAACGTACCATTGGTCCCGGAGGTTGCGCCACCAGAAGAATTATTAAATATTGATGCGAGAAAATGTTTTGGCTTAGTTATTTCTCCTGATAAATTAAACTCAATCAGAAAAGAAAGATTAATGACGTTAGGTTTAAGTGACGATGCCATCTATGCGCAACATGCACGAATTTTAGAGGAAATACAACATTTTGAAAAAGTTGTCGATAAAATAGGCTGTAAAGTGATTGATGTAACAAACAAAGCTGTTGAGGAAACTGCAAACGTTATTATTGAATATCTTGCAAGCTATAAATAA
- the dnaG gene encoding DNA primase, with the protein MVMNLAGKIPEEVIEQIRTQSDIVDVISEYMQLTKRGRNWFGLCPFHGEQTPSFSVSTDKQIFHCFGCGAGGNAITFVMDIEGISFPDAVVKLGERVGMHLDVGPSLPEATTKISKAEERMKEAHAFAADFFHHLLLNTEDGEEPLNYLLERGFTRELIESNSIGWSLPSFDALTILLERKGYNLQEIADSGLVIKREGEERYFDRFRGRIMFPIRDENGKIIAFSGRILSSTGEEAKYLNSPESPIFQKSEVLYNLDKARTSIRKNRQVVLMEGFMDVLAATSVGVTNAVATMGTSLTNQHITKLKRLVEQVTICYDGDNAGFDAAKRAAQLLQTERMKVNIAVIPDKLDPDEYIQSLGGQAFKEQILENPHTYIAFMMMHARRNKNFQFENDTLQYIQEVLEQLVGSSSPIERDLYIRQLSNETTISEEAIYAQFRKLEANQVRSAKVEMPTHTPSMPVTQQQKPMDAAERAERLLLAHMLHNIDVVDRVLRSEQTEPFVRDAYMAVFVRLVGFYEEYGHPDYQRFVEILDDAELRKIVMEAALVERDPDQAESEIADSIRQLQKYRIEQEIHQKMHESKEAEKMHEYARALEIAQQIIHLRKSLSAI; encoded by the coding sequence ATGGTGATGAATTTGGCAGGGAAAATACCAGAAGAAGTGATTGAGCAGATTCGTACACAATCAGATATTGTGGATGTCATAAGCGAATACATGCAGCTGACAAAGCGTGGGCGCAATTGGTTTGGACTCTGTCCTTTTCATGGAGAACAAACGCCATCTTTTTCTGTGTCAACAGACAAACAGATTTTTCACTGCTTTGGTTGCGGTGCAGGTGGTAATGCTATTACTTTCGTCATGGATATCGAAGGGATTTCTTTCCCAGATGCTGTTGTAAAACTTGGTGAACGTGTTGGTATGCATTTAGATGTAGGACCAAGTTTACCAGAGGCGACGACAAAGATATCTAAAGCGGAAGAAAGGATGAAAGAAGCACATGCCTTTGCGGCAGATTTTTTCCATCATTTACTGTTAAACACAGAAGATGGTGAAGAGCCTTTAAATTATTTGCTAGAAAGAGGATTTACAAGGGAACTTATCGAATCTAATAGCATTGGATGGTCTCTCCCAAGCTTTGATGCATTAACGATATTGCTTGAAAGAAAAGGTTATAACTTACAAGAAATCGCAGATAGTGGTCTAGTTATCAAACGTGAAGGGGAAGAACGCTATTTTGATCGTTTTCGAGGACGTATTATGTTCCCGATTCGTGATGAGAACGGTAAGATTATTGCCTTCTCAGGACGAATTCTGTCATCGACAGGTGAAGAGGCAAAATATTTAAATAGTCCAGAATCACCAATTTTTCAAAAGAGTGAAGTGCTATATAACCTAGACAAGGCACGAACCTCTATTAGAAAAAATCGTCAAGTAGTGTTGATGGAAGGTTTTATGGATGTTTTGGCTGCAACTTCTGTGGGCGTAACAAATGCCGTTGCAACAATGGGAACCTCGCTTACGAATCAGCATATCACAAAGCTAAAACGCTTAGTAGAGCAAGTTACGATTTGTTATGACGGTGATAATGCTGGATTTGATGCGGCGAAAAGAGCGGCGCAGTTACTCCAAACGGAACGTATGAAAGTTAATATTGCGGTGATACCAGATAAACTCGATCCTGATGAGTATATTCAAAGTCTAGGTGGACAGGCTTTTAAGGAACAGATTTTGGAAAACCCACATACGTATATTGCTTTTATGATGATGCATGCTAGACGAAATAAGAATTTTCAATTTGAAAATGATACGCTTCAATATATTCAAGAAGTACTCGAACAATTAGTGGGTAGTTCCTCACCAATTGAGCGAGATTTGTATATCCGACAGCTATCAAATGAAACGACGATTTCGGAAGAAGCTATTTATGCCCAATTCCGAAAACTAGAGGCAAATCAAGTACGCTCTGCGAAAGTGGAAATGCCAACGCATACACCTTCGATGCCAGTCACGCAGCAACAAAAGCCTATGGACGCAGCAGAACGTGCCGAACGTTTATTACTGGCTCATATGCTTCATAATATAGATGTAGTGGACAGGGTATTACGTAGTGAGCAAACAGAGCCTTTTGTAAGAGATGCATATATGGCTGTTTTTGTTCGATTGGTAGGATTTTATGAGGAATATGGTCATCCAGATTATCAGCGCTTTGTAGAAATCTTAGATGACGCTGAATTACGCAAAATTGTTATGGAAGCTGCTTTAGTAGAACGTGATCCTGACCAGGCTGAATCAGAAATCGCAGATTCTATCCGACAGCTTCAAAAATATAGAATTGAGCAAGAAATTCATCAAAAGATGCATGAGTCAAAGGAAGCGGAGAAGATGCACGAGTATGCGCGTGCTCTAGAAATCGCCCAACAGATTATTCATTTAAGAAAATCGTTATCGGCGATTTAA
- a CDS encoding HD-GYP domain-containing protein — MLRKVTLSIEEVEANDILAEDIFSEYRLLAKKDLVLTERIIALLKLRKVEELSVYLSSDSVRIVHDLSLQRTREYEDVFAPLLEQKEAIDEYKVAVNNLFMTTLENVVHELRYGQILKSTQDTAYVRGVFERILEKKHRYDLLLRLREWDEYSFVHSFDAFVLGTIFARHLGLTEIEMLARGYLFHDIGKVFIPQEILGLKRKLSEDEFEIVKTHTTKGYELLLENGEADIAYLARDHHERFAGKGYPNQLCADEMSDGVQLLQIIDVYSAMTSKRVYHSGYNATDALAVLYRDRHLYNEKFMHKFVECLGIYPVNSVVLLSDNRSAQVELVYDLFPTLPKVKLLDEQRSMNLPLNYSVKIVKMIDYRANSFEEIFNLFIEQLIRNDEKTLKVYFNKLIDHLHPKEIVLKIFLPAYRILRLLTREIQTDMKKYKNSIHILKQLLEEQLNVLYMDYQHEQTTILVVETSIRENFFIKLVQSILYIDKIVPFFINPGDDQRITQLMEHCGVNVAYFIEEELTIDKRVRPMREGTFLYYSLSDIEELLVNLVGMSMKKFLFEEKMQERLFISLKV, encoded by the coding sequence ATGCTAAGAAAAGTGACATTAAGTATTGAGGAAGTAGAAGCAAATGATATTTTAGCAGAAGATATTTTTTCCGAGTATCGCCTATTAGCTAAAAAAGATTTAGTACTAACTGAGAGAATAATTGCATTACTTAAACTAAGAAAAGTAGAGGAATTATCAGTTTATCTATCTTCAGATTCAGTAAGAATTGTTCATGATTTAAGTTTGCAGCGAACAAGAGAGTATGAGGATGTATTTGCACCTCTTTTAGAGCAAAAAGAAGCAATTGATGAATATAAAGTAGCGGTCAATAATCTATTTATGACAACGTTAGAAAATGTTGTACACGAATTGCGTTATGGTCAAATTTTAAAAAGTACTCAGGACACAGCATATGTTAGAGGTGTCTTTGAGAGGATTTTAGAAAAAAAACATCGCTACGATTTACTCTTACGTTTAAGAGAATGGGATGAGTACTCGTTTGTCCATTCCTTCGATGCTTTTGTACTAGGAACTATTTTTGCGCGACATCTAGGCTTAACAGAAATAGAGATGCTAGCGCGTGGTTATCTATTTCATGATATTGGCAAAGTATTTATACCACAAGAAATACTAGGCTTAAAAAGAAAGCTGTCCGAAGATGAATTTGAAATTGTCAAAACTCATACAACGAAAGGCTATGAGCTCCTATTAGAAAATGGTGAAGCAGATATCGCTTATTTAGCACGTGATCACCACGAGCGTTTTGCGGGAAAAGGATATCCGAACCAACTTTGTGCAGACGAGATGAGTGATGGCGTTCAACTATTACAAATTATTGATGTTTATTCCGCAATGACCTCAAAACGTGTATATCATTCGGGATATAACGCAACAGATGCTTTAGCTGTCCTGTATCGGGATCGACATTTATATAACGAAAAGTTTATGCATAAATTTGTAGAGTGCCTTGGCATTTATCCTGTAAACTCAGTTGTATTGCTATCTGATAATCGGAGTGCACAAGTGGAGCTTGTCTACGATTTATTTCCAACATTACCAAAAGTAAAATTATTAGATGAGCAAAGGTCTATGAATTTACCCCTGAATTATAGTGTGAAAATTGTTAAAATGATTGATTATCGTGCAAATAGTTTTGAAGAAATTTTTAACTTATTTATCGAACAGTTAATACGTAATGATGAGAAAACTTTAAAAGTGTATTTCAATAAATTAATTGATCATTTACATCCGAAAGAAATTGTTTTAAAAATCTTCTTACCTGCCTATCGTATTCTGCGGCTACTAACTCGAGAAATTCAAACTGATATGAAGAAATACAAAAATTCCATTCATATATTAAAGCAACTATTGGAAGAACAATTAAATGTATTGTACATGGATTATCAGCATGAGCAAACAACCATTTTAGTCGTTGAAACTTCTATTCGTGAGAACTTTTTTATTAAGCTTGTTCAGAGTATTTTGTATATTGATAAAATCGTGCCGTTCTTTATTAATCCAGGCGATGATCAACGTATAACACAACTAATGGAGCACTGTGGTGTAAATGTTGCCTACTTCATTGAGGAGGAACTGACAATCGATAAAAGAGTTCGTCCTATGCGTGAAGGCACCTTCCTATACTATTCCTTAAGTGATATTGAGGAACTATTAGTAAACTTAGTTGGTATGAGTATGAAAAAGTTTTTATTTGAGGAAAAAATGCAGGAGCGTTTATTTATTTCGTTAAAAGTATAG
- the recO gene encoding DNA repair protein RecO, whose protein sequence is MLYKWEGIVLKVRAYGESNKIVTLLTREAGKVATMARGAKKPSSRLSAVTQPFTYGMFMVQHHTGMGTLQQGEHLNSMRHIREDIVATAYASYIMELIERVVEEGKAEPFAFEVLLQALQAIEDGYDPEAITLFVEWKMLPYTGVQPILHACASCGAVDGEFAFSFAQGGFLCHRCYQQDPYIIRLTPTQLKLIRMFYTVPIDQIGKLELKKETKYFIKKIITTIYEEQTGIRFKTKKFIEQLERTPELQLRPSTDKTETPEDN, encoded by the coding sequence ATGCTTTATAAATGGGAAGGCATTGTGCTAAAGGTTCGTGCATATGGCGAATCAAATAAAATTGTGACGCTACTAACGAGAGAGGCTGGCAAAGTGGCAACAATGGCACGAGGTGCGAAAAAGCCCTCAAGCAGATTATCTGCGGTGACACAGCCATTTACATATGGGATGTTTATGGTGCAACATCATACTGGAATGGGCACATTGCAACAAGGAGAGCATCTAAATTCAATGCGCCATATACGGGAGGATATTGTAGCAACTGCCTATGCAAGCTATATAATGGAACTGATCGAGCGTGTGGTGGAGGAAGGTAAAGCGGAGCCTTTTGCATTTGAAGTACTTCTACAGGCATTACAGGCAATTGAAGATGGCTATGATCCAGAAGCCATTACACTTTTTGTAGAGTGGAAGATGTTACCCTACACAGGTGTACAGCCAATACTACATGCTTGTGCATCATGCGGTGCAGTGGATGGAGAATTTGCCTTTTCCTTTGCACAAGGCGGGTTCCTATGTCATCGCTGTTACCAGCAAGATCCATATATTATTCGGCTCACTCCAACTCAGCTAAAGCTGATTCGCATGTTCTACACAGTACCAATTGATCAAATTGGCAAACTAGAATTGAAAAAAGAGACAAAATATTTCATAAAAAAAATTATTACAACCATTTATGAGGAACAAACTGGAATTCGCTTTAAGACAAAGAAATTTATAGAGCAATTAGAAAGAACACCTGAATTACAGTTAAGACCATCTACAGACAAAACAGAAACGCCAGAGGACAACTAA
- a CDS encoding glycine--tRNA ligase, protein MANKSMETIVSLAKHRGFVFPGSEIYGGLANTWDYGPLGVELKNNVKKAWWQKFVQESEHNVGIDAAILMNPKAWVASGHVGNFNDPMVDCKACKARHRADKIIEDAALAKGDEIIVDGMTFDQMKETMVKYDVVCPDCGKADFTDIRQFNLMFKTFQGVTESSTNEIYLRPETAQGIFVNFKNVQRSMRKRTPFGIAQIGKSFRNEITPGNFTFRTREFEQMELEFFCKPGEDLEWHAYWKEFCKNWLLNLGMKEDSMRLRDHEDDELSHYSNATTDIEFKFPFGWGELWGVADRTDYDLKQHMEHSGEDFTYIDPVTNERYVPYCIEPSLGADRVTLAFLCDAYDEEELEGDDKRTVLRFHPALAPFKAAVLPLSKKLSDEAADVWSELRKSFPVDFDESQSIGKRYRRQDEIGTPFCITFDFDSKEDGQVTVRHRDSMEQVRMPIADVKAYIEKHLQF, encoded by the coding sequence ATGGCTAACAAATCAATGGAAACAATTGTATCATTAGCAAAGCATCGAGGCTTTGTCTTCCCAGGTTCTGAAATTTATGGAGGCTTAGCAAACACTTGGGATTATGGTCCACTTGGTGTTGAATTAAAAAATAATGTTAAAAAAGCTTGGTGGCAAAAGTTTGTTCAAGAATCAGAACATAATGTTGGTATCGATGCAGCTATTCTAATGAATCCAAAAGCTTGGGTTGCATCTGGTCACGTTGGCAACTTCAACGACCCAATGGTAGACTGTAAAGCTTGTAAAGCACGTCACCGTGCAGATAAAATCATCGAAGATGCTGCACTAGCTAAAGGTGATGAAATTATTGTAGACGGTATGACATTCGATCAAATGAAAGAAACAATGGTGAAATATGATGTTGTTTGTCCTGATTGTGGGAAAGCAGATTTCACTGATATCCGTCAATTTAATTTAATGTTTAAAACATTCCAAGGTGTTACAGAATCTTCTACTAACGAAATCTACCTACGTCCTGAAACGGCACAAGGCATTTTCGTAAACTTCAAAAACGTTCAACGTTCTATGCGTAAACGTACACCATTCGGTATCGCGCAAATCGGTAAATCTTTCCGAAATGAGATTACTCCAGGGAACTTCACATTCCGTACACGTGAATTTGAACAAATGGAACTTGAATTTTTCTGTAAACCAGGTGAAGATCTTGAATGGCATGCATATTGGAAAGAATTCTGTAAAAACTGGTTACTGAACTTGGGCATGAAAGAAGATTCAATGCGTTTACGTGACCACGAGGATGACGAATTATCGCATTACTCTAACGCAACAACTGATATCGAATTTAAATTCCCATTCGGCTGGGGCGAGCTTTGGGGCGTAGCTGACCGTACAGACTACGACTTAAAACAACATATGGAGCATTCAGGTGAAGACTTCACTTATATTGATCCTGTGACAAACGAACGCTATGTACCTTATTGTATCGAGCCATCTTTAGGTGCTGACCGTGTGACATTAGCATTTTTATGTGATGCTTATGATGAAGAAGAGCTAGAGGGTGATGACAAACGTACAGTATTACGCTTCCATCCTGCTTTAGCACCGTTTAAAGCAGCAGTACTTCCACTTTCTAAAAAGTTATCGGATGAGGCTGCTGACGTATGGTCAGAGCTACGCAAATCGTTCCCAGTTGATTTTGATGAATCTCAATCAATCGGTAAACGCTACCGACGTCAAGATGAAATCGGTACGCCATTCTGTATTACATTTGATTTCGATTCAAAAGAAGACGGTCAAGTAACTGTTCGTCACCGTGATTCAATGGAACAAGTTCGTATGCCAATCGCTGATGTAAAAGCATATATCGAAAAGCATCTTCAATTTTAA
- a CDS encoding S-layer homology domain-containing protein — MNTHRFYQMALAATLATSAIVIAPQTANAASLFPDINPSTEEGKAIINLAERGIISGYPDGTFKPANFITRTQAAKILAGILHLDTVHVKNPHFKDITPDNENYGAIAALAEAGIISGSNGYFNPTKQITRGQLSKMLVKGFDLTITDDIDIPFTDVKAGSEYEPYIQTLFANNITKGTTPTTFGPQSYVKRSQLASFVVRAENTQNNAMIHADHFNQDFIFASYGGIEPAEDIFSWDDEQEITNTITIKPLKEGTGKLVITGFNEDTEEFTDFFFLVHVKSINGKLQATLEEVNEGDYLENLPLYLNETDLSFTPTEVSIQTANGQALSSDFYTLDTKDNVTTLSIFQDGQYLLTFTNGTQQQIMAADVYTYDFVRSIDLYEISNELIFTSDYLNFEPVQVALEDLGDSSDPTNKVPVKAVINGNKLIVTPLAEGNAVLHVTGKNGETAYLSVEFMKIADKWATYYDLYDDSDIY; from the coding sequence TTGAATACACACCGTTTTTATCAAATGGCTTTGGCAGCTACTTTAGCAACAAGCGCTATCGTTATAGCCCCCCAAACAGCTAATGCCGCTTCATTATTTCCCGATATTAACCCATCGACTGAGGAAGGCAAAGCAATTATTAACTTAGCCGAGCGTGGTATAATTTCTGGCTATCCTGACGGTACATTTAAACCCGCTAATTTTATTACTCGTACACAGGCAGCAAAAATTTTAGCAGGCATTTTACATCTAGATACTGTGCATGTAAAAAATCCTCACTTCAAGGATATTACCCCTGATAATGAAAACTATGGTGCTATCGCTGCTCTTGCAGAGGCAGGAATCATTAGTGGCTCTAATGGTTATTTTAATCCGACAAAACAAATTACACGTGGTCAACTATCCAAAATGCTTGTAAAAGGCTTTGATTTAACAATTACAGACGATATAGATATACCTTTTACAGATGTAAAGGCTGGCAGTGAATACGAGCCATATATTCAAACATTATTTGCTAACAACATCACAAAAGGTACGACACCAACTACCTTTGGTCCTCAAAGCTATGTAAAACGTTCTCAACTAGCCTCTTTTGTAGTGCGCGCTGAAAACACACAAAATAATGCGATGATTCATGCAGATCATTTTAATCAAGATTTTATCTTTGCATCTTATGGCGGGATTGAGCCAGCAGAGGATATTTTCTCTTGGGATGACGAACAAGAAATAACAAATACGATTACAATTAAGCCATTAAAAGAAGGCACTGGTAAATTGGTTATCACTGGTTTTAACGAAGATACCGAGGAATTTACTGATTTCTTTTTCTTAGTACATGTGAAATCTATCAATGGCAAGCTGCAAGCTACACTAGAAGAAGTAAATGAAGGAGATTATTTAGAAAATCTACCTCTTTATCTTAATGAAACTGATTTATCGTTCACACCTACAGAAGTAAGTATTCAAACTGCTAATGGTCAAGCATTATCTTCTGATTTCTATACACTTGATACGAAAGATAACGTAACAACACTATCTATTTTTCAAGATGGACAATACTTATTAACGTTTACAAATGGTACACAACAACAAATCATGGCGGCAGATGTGTATACTTATGATTTTGTACGTAGTATTGATCTTTATGAAATTTCAAATGAACTAATATTTACAAGTGATTATTTGAATTTTGAGCCAGTACAAGTGGCATTAGAGGATTTAGGGGATAGCTCAGATCCAACAAACAAAGTACCTGTTAAAGCAGTAATCAATGGCAACAAATTGATTGTAACGCCATTAGCAGAGGGCAATGCAGTATTACACGTAACTGGAAAAAATGGTGAAACTGCATATTTAAGTGTTGAGTTTATGAAAATTGCAGATAAATGGGCTACTTATTACGATTTATACGATGATTCGGATATCTATTAA
- a CDS encoding cytidine deaminase, giving the protein MKIDMHALLEESKKAREKAYVPYSKFKVGAALLTKNGDVIHGCNIENAGYSMTNCAERTAFFKAVSEGVYDFEAIAIVADTEGPCAPCGACRQVMMEFCAPSMPVYLTNLNGDVTVTSVGELLPFAFTTEDLENAGK; this is encoded by the coding sequence ATGAAGATAGATATGCATGCGTTACTAGAAGAATCTAAAAAAGCACGTGAGAAGGCATATGTGCCCTATTCAAAATTTAAAGTAGGGGCTGCGCTATTAACAAAAAACGGGGATGTCATCCATGGCTGTAATATTGAAAATGCAGGTTATAGTATGACGAACTGTGCAGAGCGTACAGCGTTTTTCAAAGCAGTCTCAGAAGGTGTTTATGATTTTGAGGCGATTGCTATTGTAGCTGATACAGAGGGCCCTTGTGCTCCATGTGGTGCGTGTCGCCAAGTAATGATGGAATTTTGTGCCCCATCTATGCCTGTATACTTAACAAATTTAAATGGTGATGTCACGGTAACGTCAGTTGGCGAGTTACTACCGTTTGCATTTACAACGGAGGATTTAGAAAATGCTGGAAAATAA
- the era gene encoding GTPase Era, whose translation MLENNTGYKSGFISIIGRPNVGKSTFLNRVIGQKIAIMSDKPQTTRNKVQGVLTTDDSQMIFIDTPGIHKPKHKLGDFMLKVSKNTLREVDVIMFMVNAEQKLGKGDEFILEMLEGNPTPVFLVINKIDQIHPDELMGIIDSYKERYDFAEIVPISALQGNNVENLLSTLTKYLPEGPQYYPADQVTDHPERFIISELIREKVLHLTREEIPHSIAVVIDKIRRDEENEEKIRVAATIIVERDSQKGIVIGKRGALLKEVGIRARKDIEMLLGSKVYLELWVKVQKDWRNKSTHLRDFGFRDDEY comes from the coding sequence ATGCTGGAAAATAATACTGGCTATAAGTCAGGCTTTATCTCAATTATTGGACGACCAAATGTCGGGAAGTCTACATTTTTAAACAGAGTCATTGGTCAAAAAATTGCCATTATGAGCGATAAGCCACAAACAACACGAAATAAGGTACAAGGCGTACTAACAACAGACGATAGCCAAATGATCTTTATTGATACACCTGGTATCCATAAACCAAAGCATAAGCTAGGCGATTTCATGTTAAAAGTGTCAAAAAATACATTGCGTGAAGTAGACGTTATTATGTTTATGGTCAACGCGGAGCAAAAGCTTGGTAAGGGTGACGAGTTTATTTTAGAAATGCTTGAAGGCAATCCAACACCTGTATTTTTAGTAATTAATAAAATTGATCAAATTCACCCAGATGAATTAATGGGTATTATCGACAGCTATAAGGAGCGCTATGACTTTGCTGAAATAGTGCCAATCTCAGCTCTTCAAGGGAATAATGTTGAAAACTTACTGTCAACTTTAACGAAGTATTTACCTGAAGGACCACAGTATTATCCTGCCGACCAAGTAACAGACCACCCAGAACGCTTTATCATTTCAGAGCTAATTCGTGAAAAAGTGTTACATTTAACACGTGAGGAAATACCACATTCTATAGCAGTAGTCATTGATAAAATTCGTCGTGATGAAGAAAATGAAGAAAAGATTCGTGTTGCAGCGACAATTATTGTAGAACGTGATTCTCAAAAAGGGATTGTTATAGGTAAACGTGGGGCGCTGCTGAAAGAAGTAGGTATTCGTGCTCGTAAAGATATAGAAATGCTCCTCGGATCTAAAGTGTATTTAGAGCTTTGGGTAAAAGTGCAGAAAGATTGGCGTAATAAATCAACGCATCTTCGTGATTTTGGATTCCGAGATGATGAATATTAA
- a CDS encoding helix-turn-helix transcriptional regulator, whose protein sequence is MSPIELNKRQEDILQIVKENGPITGEHIAERLNLTRATLRPDLAILTMAGFLDARPRVGYFYSGKKTSVTLMDSINNLKVKDFHSGPVVVPETMTVYDAICFMFSEDVGTLFVVDKNEFLTGVLSRKDLLRTSIGTQDLNKIPVHIIMTRMPNISYCERSDSLVVAANKLIEREVDSLPVIEPQEGGLTIVGRLTKTTITRAFLSLAQNV, encoded by the coding sequence GTGAGTCCAATCGAACTCAACAAACGTCAGGAAGACATTTTACAAATTGTGAAAGAGAACGGCCCGATAACAGGGGAGCATATTGCAGAACGTCTCAATCTGACAAGAGCAACTTTAAGACCAGACTTAGCAATTTTGACGATGGCTGGCTTTTTAGATGCTAGACCACGAGTTGGTTATTTCTATTCTGGAAAAAAAACATCCGTAACACTAATGGATAGCATTAACAATTTAAAAGTAAAAGATTTTCACTCGGGACCTGTTGTTGTACCTGAAACGATGACGGTATATGATGCCATTTGTTTCATGTTTTCAGAGGATGTTGGAACCCTTTTTGTCGTTGATAAGAACGAATTTTTAACAGGGGTTCTCTCTCGTAAAGATTTACTGCGTACAAGTATTGGCACGCAGGATTTAAATAAAATTCCTGTACATATTATTATGACACGAATGCCAAATATCTCGTACTGTGAAAGATCAGATTCGTTAGTTGTTGCAGCAAATAAGTTAATAGAACGAGAAGTAGATTCGTTACCAGTAATCGAACCTCAAGAGGGCGGATTGACGATAGTCGGCCGTTTAACTAAAACGACCATTACACGTGCATTCCTATCTCTTGCGCAAAATGTCTAA